Proteins encoded by one window of Streptomyces sp. LX-29:
- the groL gene encoding chaperonin GroEL (60 kDa chaperone family; promotes refolding of misfolded polypeptides especially under stressful conditions; forms two stacked rings of heptamers to form a barrel-shaped 14mer; ends can be capped by GroES; misfolded proteins enter the barrel where they are refolded when GroES binds), whose protein sequence is MAKIIAFDEEARRGLERGMNQLADAVKVTLGPKGRNVVLEKKWGAPTITNDGVSIAKEIELEDPYEKIGAELVKEVAKKTDDVAGDGTTTATVLAQALVKEGLRNVAAGANPMALKRGIEKAVEAVSAQLLEQAKDVETKEQIASTASISAADTQIGELIAEAMDKVGKEGVITVEESQTFGLELELTEGMRFDKGYISPYFATDMERMEASLDDPYILIVNSKISNVKDLLPLLEKVMQSGKPLLIIAEDIEGEALATLVVNKIRGTFKSVAVKAPGFGDRRKAMLGDIAILTGGTVISEEVGLKLESAGIDLLGRARKITVTKDETTIVDGAGDAEAVQGRVNQIRAEIENSDSDYDREKLQERLAKLAGGVAVIKAGAATEVELKERKHRIEDAVRNAKAAVEEGIVAGGGVALLQTVSVFEKLELEGDEATGAQAVRLALEAPLKQIAVNAGLEGGVVVEKVRNLTPGHGLNAATGEYVDLVAEGIIDPAKVTRSALQNAASIAALFLTTEAVIADKPEKAAAAAPGGMPGGDMDF, encoded by the coding sequence ATGGCCAAGATCATCGCGTTCGACGAGGAGGCGCGGCGCGGCCTTGAGCGCGGGATGAACCAGCTCGCCGACGCCGTCAAGGTCACCCTCGGCCCCAAGGGTCGCAACGTCGTCCTTGAGAAGAAGTGGGGCGCCCCCACGATCACCAACGATGGTGTGTCCATCGCCAAGGAGATCGAGCTCGAGGACCCGTACGAGAAGATCGGCGCCGAGCTGGTCAAGGAGGTCGCGAAGAAGACGGACGACGTCGCCGGTGACGGCACGACGACCGCGACCGTCCTCGCCCAGGCGCTGGTCAAGGAGGGCCTGCGCAACGTCGCCGCGGGCGCCAACCCGATGGCCCTCAAGCGCGGCATCGAGAAGGCCGTCGAGGCCGTCTCCGCCCAGCTGCTCGAGCAGGCCAAGGACGTGGAGACCAAGGAGCAGATCGCCTCCACCGCCTCCATCTCCGCCGCCGACACCCAGATCGGCGAGCTCATCGCCGAGGCGATGGACAAGGTCGGCAAGGAAGGCGTCATCACCGTCGAGGAGTCGCAGACCTTCGGTCTGGAGCTCGAGCTCACCGAGGGCATGCGCTTCGACAAGGGCTACATCTCCCCGTACTTCGCGACGGACATGGAGCGTATGGAGGCGTCCCTGGACGACCCGTACATCCTGATCGTCAACTCCAAGATCAGCAACGTGAAGGACCTCCTTCCGCTGCTGGAGAAGGTCATGCAGTCGGGCAAGCCGCTGCTGATCATCGCCGAGGACATCGAGGGCGAGGCCCTGGCGACCCTGGTCGTCAACAAGATCCGCGGCACCTTCAAGTCCGTCGCCGTCAAGGCCCCGGGCTTCGGCGACCGTCGCAAGGCCATGCTCGGCGACATCGCCATCCTCACCGGTGGCACCGTGATCTCCGAGGAGGTCGGCCTCAAGCTCGAGAGCGCGGGCATCGACCTGCTGGGCCGCGCCCGCAAGATCACCGTCACCAAGGACGAGACCACCATCGTGGACGGCGCCGGTGACGCCGAGGCCGTCCAGGGTCGCGTGAACCAGATCCGCGCCGAGATCGAGAACTCCGACTCGGACTACGACCGCGAGAAGCTCCAGGAGCGCCTCGCGAAGCTGGCCGGCGGCGTGGCCGTCATCAAGGCCGGCGCCGCGACCGAGGTGGAGCTCAAGGAGCGCAAGCACCGCATCGAGGACGCGGTGCGCAACGCCAAGGCCGCCGTCGAGGAGGGCATCGTCGCCGGTGGTGGCGTGGCCCTGCTGCAGACCGTCTCGGTCTTCGAGAAGCTGGAGCTCGAGGGCGACGAGGCCACCGGTGCCCAGGCCGTGCGCCTGGCCCTGGAGGCCCCGCTGAAGCAGATCGCCGTCAACGCCGGCCTCGAGGGTGGCGTCGTCGTGGAGAAGGTGCGCAACCTGACCCCGGGTCACGGCCTCAACGCCGCGACCGGCGAGTACGTCGACCTGGTCGCCGAGGGCATCATCGACCCGGCCAAGGTCACCCGTTCCGCGCTGCAGAACGCCGCGTCGATCGCCGCGCTGTTCCTCACCACCGAGGCCGTCATCGCCGACAAGCCGGAGAAGGCCGCCGCGGCCGCTCCGGGCGGCATGCCGGGCGGTGACATGGACTTCTGA
- the otsB gene encoding trehalose-phosphatase, translating into MGSHPLPVPATPAGRDGLAAIVERPDRAVMALDFDGTLAEIVPDPEQARAHPDALPALARLAPRLGSVAVLTGRPAGVAVRYGGFAGVPGLEGLTVLGHYGAERWDAASGELRAPPPHPGVAAVQAELPEVLAPGGLADGARVEDKGRAVAVHTRRAADPQAAFDRLREPLQRLAERHGLIVEPGRYVLELRPPGMDKGVALTEYVRETGAGAVLYAGDDLGDLAAFAAVEDLRADGLPGLLVCSGSDEVTELAARADLVVDGPRGVVTLLTALADTLARDQATPGG; encoded by the coding sequence ATGGGCAGCCACCCTCTCCCCGTACCCGCGACGCCCGCCGGACGGGATGGACTCGCCGCCATCGTCGAGCGGCCGGACCGGGCCGTGATGGCCCTCGACTTCGACGGCACCCTCGCCGAGATCGTCCCCGATCCCGAGCAGGCCCGCGCCCACCCCGACGCCCTCCCCGCCCTCGCCCGGCTGGCCCCCAGGCTGGGCTCCGTCGCCGTGCTCACCGGCCGCCCGGCCGGGGTCGCGGTGCGCTACGGCGGCTTCGCAGGCGTGCCCGGCCTGGAGGGCCTCACCGTGCTCGGCCACTACGGCGCCGAACGCTGGGACGCGGCCAGTGGCGAACTCCGCGCCCCGCCACCCCACCCGGGCGTCGCCGCCGTCCAGGCCGAGCTGCCGGAGGTGCTCGCGCCCGGCGGCCTCGCGGACGGCGCCCGGGTCGAGGACAAGGGCCGCGCCGTCGCGGTGCACACCCGCCGGGCCGCCGACCCCCAGGCCGCCTTCGACCGGCTCCGGGAGCCGCTCCAGCGGCTCGCCGAGCGACACGGGCTGATCGTCGAGCCCGGCCGCTACGTCCTGGAACTACGCCCGCCGGGCATGGACAAGGGCGTCGCCCTCACCGAGTACGTCCGCGAGACCGGCGCCGGCGCGGTCCTCTACGCCGGCGACGACCTCGGCGACCTGGCCGCCTTCGCCGCCGTCGAGGACCTCCGCGCCGACGGCCTCCCCGGTCTGCTGGTGTGCAGCGGCAGCGACGAGGTCACCGAACTCGCCGCCCGCGCCGACCTCGTGGTCGACGGCCCACGCGGCGTCGTCACCCTGCTCACCGCCCTCGCCGACACCCTGGCCCGCGACCAGGCGACGCCCGGCGGCTGA
- a CDS encoding sugar isomerase: MAQAYAALREAAGQGETDAFAASEFPVGRAYDRVVAITRSGTTTEVLELLGAVRGRTATTALTADPETPVMKAADEVVVLDWADEESVVQTRFATTALALLRAGLEAHGPLPAGVATVAEAAADAETALRRPLPEAPLAATQWTFLGRGWTYGLAQEAALKMREAAGAWTESYPAMEYRHGPLAITAPTRVTWIFGPVPAGLADDVARAGGTLVADAAGAGAETDGDPAEGPEPTEGAEPAEGTRPTERAEPTQADRPGKGLDPMADLIRAQRLAVAVAEARGCDPDRPRNLTRSVILTD, encoded by the coding sequence ATGGCGCAGGCGTACGCGGCGCTGCGCGAGGCCGCCGGACAGGGCGAGACGGACGCCTTCGCGGCCTCGGAGTTCCCGGTGGGCCGGGCCTACGACCGGGTGGTCGCCATCACCCGCTCCGGCACCACCACCGAGGTCCTGGAGTTGCTCGGCGCGGTGCGCGGCCGCACGGCGACGACCGCGCTGACCGCGGACCCCGAGACTCCGGTCATGAAGGCCGCCGACGAGGTCGTGGTGCTGGACTGGGCCGACGAGGAGTCCGTGGTGCAGACCCGCTTCGCCACCACCGCGCTGGCCCTGCTGCGCGCCGGCCTGGAGGCGCACGGGCCGCTCCCCGCGGGCGTGGCGACCGTCGCCGAGGCCGCGGCCGACGCGGAGACGGCGCTGCGCCGCCCGCTGCCCGAGGCGCCGCTCGCCGCCACCCAGTGGACCTTCCTGGGGCGGGGCTGGACCTACGGGCTGGCCCAGGAGGCCGCCCTGAAGATGCGCGAGGCCGCCGGGGCGTGGACCGAGTCCTACCCCGCCATGGAGTACCGCCACGGCCCCCTCGCCATCACCGCCCCCACCCGCGTCACCTGGATCTTCGGCCCGGTCCCGGCGGGCCTGGCCGACGACGTGGCGCGCGCGGGCGGCACCCTGGTCGCCGACGCGGCGGGGGCGGGCGCCGAGACGGACGGCGACCCGGCCGAGGGGCCCGAACCGACCGAGGGGGCGGAACCGGCCGAGGGGACGCGACCGACCGAGAGGGCGGAACCGACCCAGGCCGATAGGCCGGGCAAGGGGCTCGATCCCATGGCCGACCTGATCCGTGCCCAACGGCTCGCCGTGGCCGTCGCCGAAGCCCGCGGCTGCGACCCCGACCGCCCGCGCAACCTCACCCGCAGCGTGATCCTCACCGACTAG
- a CDS encoding MoaD/ThiS family protein yields MSVNVRIPTILRTYTGGQAEVTAEGATLAEVIADLDSNHQGIGARVLDDQGKLRRFVNVYVNDDDVRFADGLATAVPDGAGVSIIPAVAGG; encoded by the coding sequence ATGAGCGTCAACGTCCGCATCCCGACCATCCTGCGCACCTACACCGGCGGCCAGGCCGAGGTGACCGCCGAGGGCGCCACCCTCGCCGAGGTGATCGCGGACCTGGACAGCAACCACCAGGGCATCGGCGCCCGGGTCCTGGACGACCAGGGCAAACTGCGTCGCTTCGTCAACGTCTACGTCAACGACGACGACGTCCGCTTCGCCGACGGCCTGGCCACGGCGGTGCCGGACGGCGCCGGAGTCTCGATCATCCCGGCGGTGGCCGGAGGCTGA
- a CDS encoding extracellular solute-binding protein translates to MQRRRFLGLSAAGAATAAMAPALTSCSGSGSDSGKVTLKLVAADYGDSAANTSQKYWDRLAVAFEADHKDITLDVKVLSWTEVDRRVAEMVKDGDAPDLAQIGAYADYAAAGKLYRADQLLSIPTQASFISSVARAGEVRRVQYGLPFVSSARLLFYNEKLFTAAGISSPPESWDELKAAAVKLKSAGVKIPYGLPLGPEEAPAETMMWMLSGGGGYTDANGAYTIDSVENIKTFEWLRDELVGTGLTGPGSPSRTNRQDVFDAFVRGEVGMLNGHPTLMKQAEEGGVRFGTAPLPGVNGKSKSTMGVADWMMAFNQNGKRREIGAFLDFVYTKKNVLDFTGQYDLLPVTTDASETMRADEDFKPVWEFLDELESAEFYPADKTSWATVSKSIKQKIGTVVAKGADPASILGELQREADTTENSKR, encoded by the coding sequence GTGCAGCGGCGGCGTTTCTTGGGTCTTTCGGCGGCGGGTGCCGCCACGGCGGCGATGGCACCTGCCCTCACGTCCTGCTCGGGCTCCGGTTCCGATTCCGGCAAGGTGACCCTGAAGCTGGTCGCCGCCGACTACGGCGATTCCGCGGCCAACACCTCGCAGAAGTACTGGGACCGGCTGGCGGTCGCCTTCGAGGCCGACCACAAGGACATCACCCTCGACGTCAAGGTCCTGAGCTGGACCGAGGTCGACCGCAGGGTCGCCGAGATGGTCAAGGACGGCGACGCCCCCGACCTGGCCCAGATCGGCGCCTACGCCGACTACGCGGCCGCCGGCAAGCTCTACCGCGCCGACCAGCTGCTCTCCATACCCACCCAGGCGAGCTTCATCAGCTCCGTGGCCCGCGCCGGCGAGGTGCGGCGGGTGCAGTACGGGCTCCCCTTCGTCTCCAGCGCCCGACTGCTCTTCTACAACGAGAAGCTCTTCACCGCCGCCGGCATCAGCTCCCCGCCCGAGTCCTGGGACGAGCTGAAGGCCGCCGCCGTCAAGCTCAAGTCGGCGGGCGTGAAGATCCCGTACGGTCTGCCCCTCGGTCCCGAGGAGGCGCCCGCCGAGACCATGATGTGGATGCTCAGTGGCGGCGGTGGCTACACCGACGCCAACGGTGCCTACACCATCGACTCCGTCGAGAACATCAAGACCTTCGAGTGGCTGCGGGACGAGCTCGTCGGCACCGGCCTGACCGGCCCCGGCTCCCCCAGCCGCACCAACCGCCAGGACGTCTTCGACGCGTTCGTCCGCGGCGAGGTCGGCATGCTCAACGGCCACCCCACGCTGATGAAGCAGGCCGAGGAGGGCGGCGTCAGGTTCGGCACCGCCCCGCTCCCCGGCGTCAACGGCAAGTCCAAGTCAACGATGGGCGTCGCCGACTGGATGATGGCCTTCAACCAGAACGGCAAGCGCCGGGAGATCGGCGCCTTCCTCGACTTCGTCTACACGAAGAAGAACGTCCTGGACTTCACCGGCCAGTACGACCTGCTGCCGGTCACCACCGACGCCTCCGAGACGATGCGCGCGGACGAGGACTTCAAGCCGGTCTGGGAGTTCCTCGACGAGCTGGAGAGCGCCGAGTTCTACCCGGCGGACAAGACCTCCTGGGCGACGGTGAGCAAGTCCATCAAGCAGAAGATCGGCACGGTCGTCGCCAAGGGCGCCGACCCGGCGAGCATCCTGGGCGAGCTCCAGCGCGAGGCGGACACGACGGAGAACTCGAAGCGCTAG
- a CDS encoding glucosyl-3-phosphoglycerate synthase, whose translation MLEEVERWLRQRSWSAADRPLDQLLAAKRAAGTTVSVVLPALNEEATVGEIVATIRRELMDQPEGGPGGAGVPLVDELVVLDSGSTDGTAKVAAEAGARVVHRDAILPRIPALPGKGEVLWRSLLVTGGDIVCFVDADLREFRARFVSGIVGPLLTDPDVHFVKAMYDRPLAAGAAGAGAAGQGGRVTELVARPLLNLHWPLLAGFVQPLGGEYAARRSLLERLPFPVGYGVELGLLVDALHTVGLDALAQVDVGVRLHRHQDDQALGRMAAAIYRTAQLRLARGHLVRPRLTQFDRGEEGGFVPRTAAVDTEERPPMTEVPEYTTRHAA comes from the coding sequence GTGCTGGAAGAGGTGGAGCGCTGGCTACGGCAGCGCTCCTGGTCCGCTGCCGACCGCCCGCTCGACCAGCTGCTGGCCGCCAAACGGGCGGCGGGCACCACCGTGAGCGTGGTGCTGCCGGCCCTGAACGAGGAGGCGACGGTGGGCGAGATCGTCGCCACCATCCGTCGCGAGCTGATGGACCAGCCGGAGGGTGGGCCGGGCGGCGCGGGGGTCCCGCTCGTCGACGAGCTGGTGGTGCTGGACTCCGGCTCCACGGACGGCACGGCGAAGGTGGCCGCCGAGGCGGGCGCCCGGGTCGTGCACCGCGACGCGATCCTGCCGCGCATTCCCGCCCTGCCCGGCAAGGGCGAGGTGCTGTGGCGCTCCCTGCTGGTGACCGGCGGCGACATCGTCTGCTTCGTCGACGCCGACCTGCGCGAGTTCCGCGCCCGGTTCGTCTCCGGCATCGTCGGCCCGCTGCTGACCGACCCGGACGTGCACTTCGTCAAGGCGATGTACGACCGGCCGCTGGCCGCCGGCGCGGCGGGCGCCGGGGCCGCCGGCCAGGGCGGGCGGGTCACCGAGCTGGTCGCCCGGCCGCTGCTCAACCTGCACTGGCCGCTGCTGGCCGGCTTCGTCCAGCCGCTGGGCGGGGAGTACGCGGCGCGCCGCTCGCTGCTGGAGCGGCTGCCGTTCCCCGTCGGCTACGGGGTGGAGCTGGGGCTGCTGGTGGACGCGCTGCACACGGTGGGGCTGGACGCGCTGGCGCAGGTGGACGTGGGAGTGCGGCTCCACCGCCACCAGGACGACCAGGCGCTGGGCCGGATGGCCGCCGCGATCTACCGCACCGCGCAGCTGCGGCTGGCCCGCGGCCATCTGGTGCGGCCCCGGCTGACCCAGTTCGACCGCGGCGAGGAGGGCGGCTTCGTGCCGCGCACCGCCGCCGTCGACACGGAGGAGCGCCCCCCGATGACCGAGGTCCCCGAATACACCACCCGCCACGCGGCGTAA
- a CDS encoding endonuclease/exonuclease/phosphatase family protein, with protein MRVLTWNVWWRFGAWRERREAIATVLRATRPDVIGLQEVWGDGTENLAAWLAAELSREPGEEWAWTWAASEVPDRWRRRVGDDTLDVGNAVLSRWPILDRDVLRLPTAGGADDGRLALHTLIAAPGARVPFFTAHLNQAPHESAVRCAQVAALAEFVASHSGDTAFPPVVTGDFNAVPDSDEIRLLGGFRTAPVVPGQVLLDAWEYADPAAPAVTWNSANPHVAAGFEPSARIDYIHVGLPGPDGLGHVRAVRRTGDAPVSGLWPSDHAAVVADLALPS; from the coding sequence CTGCGCGTGCTGACCTGGAACGTGTGGTGGCGCTTCGGCGCGTGGCGGGAGCGGCGCGAGGCGATCGCGACGGTGCTGCGCGCCACCCGGCCCGACGTCATCGGGCTGCAGGAGGTGTGGGGGGACGGCACCGAGAACCTGGCGGCCTGGCTGGCGGCCGAGCTGTCGCGGGAGCCGGGCGAGGAGTGGGCCTGGACCTGGGCGGCGTCCGAGGTGCCGGACCGCTGGCGCCGGCGGGTGGGCGACGACACGCTCGACGTCGGCAACGCGGTGCTGAGCCGGTGGCCGATCCTCGACCGCGACGTGCTGCGACTGCCCACGGCGGGCGGCGCCGACGACGGCCGGCTGGCCCTGCACACGCTGATCGCCGCGCCGGGGGCACGGGTGCCGTTCTTCACCGCGCACCTCAACCAGGCCCCGCACGAGTCGGCGGTGCGGTGCGCCCAGGTGGCGGCGCTCGCCGAGTTCGTCGCCTCGCACAGCGGCGACACCGCCTTCCCGCCCGTGGTGACCGGCGACTTCAACGCCGTCCCCGACTCCGACGAGATCCGTCTCCTCGGCGGCTTCCGCACCGCGCCCGTGGTGCCCGGCCAGGTCCTGCTGGACGCCTGGGAGTACGCCGACCCGGCCGCCCCCGCGGTCACCTGGAACAGCGCCAACCCGCATGTCGCCGCCGGCTTCGAGCCCAGCGCCCGCATCGACTACATCCACGTCGGCCTCCCCGGCCCGGACGGCCTCGGCCACGTCCGCGCCGTCCGCCGCACCGGCGACGCCCCCGTGTCGGGCCTGTGGCCCTCCGACCACGCCGCCGTGGTGGCGGACCTGGCCCTGCCGTCGTGA
- the thrC gene encoding threonine synthase, whose translation MAVPAAPAVEVSTAAAADSVNLGPAVALSCRECGERFGLGPIFACEVCFGPLEVAYELPEGDPEELRRRIEAGPNSIWRYAPLLPVPADVASRPNLNPGFTQLVKADNLARELGVTGELHIKDDSGNPTHSFKDRVVAIAVEAARAFGFTTLSCSSTGNLAGAVGAAAARAGFRSCVFIPHDLEAGKVVMAAVYGGDLVGIEGTYDDVNRFCSELIGDPLGEGWGFVNVNLRPYYGEGSKTLAYEICEQLGWRLPDQIVVPIASGSQLTKIDKGLKELVRLGLVEDRPYKIFGAQAEGCSPVSRAFKDGHDVVRPVKPDTIAKSLAIGNPADGPYVLDIARRTGGAVEDVDDARIVDAIKLLARTEGIFAETAGGVTVGVTRKLIEAGVLDPTLTTVVLNTGDGLKTLDAVAPTTGPSAVIRPNLDAFREAGLA comes from the coding sequence ATGGCTGTACCCGCCGCACCCGCCGTCGAAGTCTCGACCGCCGCCGCTGCCGACTCGGTGAACCTCGGTCCCGCCGTCGCCCTGTCCTGTCGGGAGTGCGGGGAGCGCTTCGGGCTCGGCCCGATCTTCGCCTGCGAGGTCTGCTTCGGCCCCCTGGAGGTCGCCTACGAGCTGCCGGAGGGCGACCCCGAGGAACTGCGCCGCCGCATCGAGGCCGGCCCGAACAGCATCTGGCGGTACGCGCCGCTGCTCCCCGTCCCCGCCGACGTCGCCTCCCGGCCCAATCTGAACCCGGGCTTCACCCAGCTGGTCAAGGCGGACAACCTCGCCCGCGAGCTGGGCGTCACCGGCGAGCTGCACATCAAGGACGACTCCGGGAACCCCACCCACTCCTTCAAGGACCGGGTGGTGGCCATCGCCGTCGAGGCGGCCCGGGCCTTCGGCTTCACCACCCTGTCCTGCTCCTCCACCGGCAACCTGGCCGGCGCGGTGGGCGCCGCGGCGGCCCGGGCCGGCTTCCGCTCCTGCGTCTTCATCCCGCACGACCTGGAGGCGGGCAAGGTCGTCATGGCCGCGGTCTACGGCGGAGACCTGGTCGGCATCGAGGGCACCTACGACGACGTCAACCGCTTCTGCAGCGAGCTGATCGGCGACCCGCTCGGCGAGGGGTGGGGCTTCGTCAACGTCAACCTCCGCCCGTACTACGGCGAGGGCTCCAAGACGCTGGCGTACGAGATCTGCGAACAGCTCGGGTGGCGGCTGCCGGACCAGATCGTGGTCCCGATCGCCTCCGGCTCCCAGCTCACCAAGATCGACAAGGGGCTGAAGGAGCTGGTCCGGCTCGGTCTGGTGGAGGACCGCCCGTACAAGATCTTCGGTGCCCAGGCGGAGGGCTGCTCGCCGGTCTCCCGGGCCTTCAAGGACGGCCATGACGTCGTCCGGCCGGTGAAGCCCGACACCATCGCCAAGTCGCTCGCCATCGGCAACCCGGCCGACGGCCCGTATGTGCTGGACATCGCGCGTCGCACCGGGGGCGCGGTGGAGGACGTGGACGACGCTCGGATCGTCGACGCGATCAAGCTGCTCGCCCGCACCGAGGGCATCTTCGCCGAGACGGCGGGCGGGGTGACGGTCGGCGTGACGCGGAAGCTGATCGAGGCCGGCGTCCTCGACCCGACCCTGACCACCGTCGTGCTCAACACCGGCGACGGCCTGAAGACGCTGGACGCGGTGGCGCCGACGACGGGGCCGTCCGCGGTGATCCGGCCGAACCTGGACGCGTTCCGCGAGGCCGGTCTCGCGTGA
- a CDS encoding trehalose-6-phosphate synthase — MAFARSGAQGAQVLLASNRGPVSYTREEGTGRLTARRGGGGLVSGLSAIGPETDAVWVCAALGDGDREAARAAAEAGGGGHLDRADTGGQRVRMLDIAPDVFTAAYNGIANSVLWFVHHMLYQTPLEPVFDARFRAEWAAYESYNAAFADALAQEAAEGAAVLVQDYHLALVPGLLRDRRPDLRIGHFSHTPWAPPDYYRLLPDDVAERVLRGILGGDRAAFLTDRWAAAFAECCADVLGAEIVRYGGELAIAHEGRTTRLGVHGLGADADFLRARSHQSDVAERLAALREQIGPGRKTIVRVDRTELSKNIVRGLLAYRRLLEIRPEWRGRVVHLAFAYPSRQDLAVYRDYTAEVRLLAEDINAAYGTPDWQPVALHVKDDFARSLAAYRLADVALVNPIRDGMNLVAKEIPVVSEKGCALVLSREAGAFAELGDEAIPVNPYDVEATAHALHEALTMPADERADRSRRMADAATALPPQAWFLAQLRALGV, encoded by the coding sequence ATGGCCTTCGCCCGCTCCGGCGCCCAGGGCGCCCAGGTCCTCCTAGCGTCCAACCGCGGCCCCGTCTCGTACACGCGGGAGGAGGGCACCGGCCGGCTCACCGCCAGGCGCGGCGGCGGCGGGCTGGTCTCCGGGCTGAGCGCGATCGGCCCGGAGACGGACGCGGTATGGGTGTGCGCGGCGCTCGGGGACGGGGACCGGGAGGCGGCGCGGGCGGCCGCGGAGGCGGGCGGCGGCGGGCACCTCGACCGGGCCGACACCGGCGGCCAGCGGGTGCGGATGCTCGACATCGCGCCGGACGTCTTCACCGCGGCGTACAACGGGATCGCCAACTCCGTGCTGTGGTTCGTGCACCACATGCTCTACCAGACCCCGCTCGAACCCGTCTTCGACGCCCGCTTCCGCGCCGAGTGGGCGGCGTACGAGAGCTACAACGCGGCCTTCGCGGACGCGCTCGCCCAGGAGGCGGCCGAGGGCGCCGCGGTCCTGGTGCAGGACTACCACCTCGCGCTGGTCCCGGGCCTGCTGCGGGACCGGCGGCCCGACCTGCGGATCGGGCACTTCTCGCACACCCCGTGGGCACCGCCGGACTACTACCGGCTGCTGCCGGATGACGTGGCGGAGCGGGTGCTGCGCGGCATCCTCGGCGGTGACCGGGCGGCCTTCCTCACCGACCGCTGGGCCGCGGCCTTCGCCGAGTGCTGCGCGGACGTGCTGGGCGCGGAGATCGTGCGGTACGGCGGCGAGCTGGCCATCGCCCACGAGGGCCGGACCACCCGGCTGGGCGTGCACGGGCTCGGGGCCGACGCCGACTTCCTGCGCGCCCGCTCGCACCAGTCGGACGTGGCCGAGCGGCTGGCCGCGCTGCGCGAGCAGATCGGGCCGGGGCGCAAGACGATCGTGCGGGTGGACCGCACCGAGCTGTCCAAGAACATCGTCCGCGGGCTGCTGGCCTACCGGAGGCTGCTGGAGATCCGCCCGGAGTGGCGCGGCCGGGTCGTGCACCTCGCCTTCGCCTACCCCTCCCGCCAGGACCTGGCCGTCTACCGCGACTACACCGCCGAGGTGCGGCTCCTCGCCGAGGACATCAACGCCGCCTACGGCACCCCCGACTGGCAGCCCGTGGCGCTGCACGTCAAGGACGACTTCGCGCGCTCGCTGGCCGCCTACCGGCTGGCGGACGTGGCCCTGGTCAACCCGATCCGGGACGGCATGAACCTCGTCGCCAAGGAGATCCCCGTGGTCTCCGAGAAGGGCTGCGCCCTGGTCCTCTCCCGGGAGGCGGGCGCCTTCGCGGAGCTGGGCGACGAGGCGATCCCGGTCAACCCGTACGACGTGGAGGCCACCGCCCACGCGCTGCACGAGGCGCTCACCATGCCCGCCGACGAGCGCGCCGACCGCAGCAGGCGGATGGCCGACGCGGCCACCGCGCTGCCACCGCAGGCATGGTTCCTGGCCCAGCTCCGGGCCCTGGGCGTGTGA
- a CDS encoding cold-shock protein, which translates to MAQGTVKWFNAEKGYGFIAVDGGADVFVHYSAIQMDGYRTLEEGQRVEFEISQGQKGPQADMVRVSA; encoded by the coding sequence ATGGCTCAGGGCACCGTCAAGTGGTTCAACGCGGAGAAGGGGTACGGCTTCATCGCGGTCGACGGTGGTGCGGACGTGTTCGTCCACTACAGCGCGATCCAGATGGACGGCTACCGCACCCTTGAGGAAGGCCAGCGGGTCGAGTTCGAGATCTCGCAGGGCCAGAAGGGGCCGCAGGCGGACATGGTCCGAGTGTCGGCCTGA
- a CDS encoding DUF3263 domain-containing protein, with translation MTENQPSEPDRPGTSPGEPRSSDDPGTRPAAPAEEDAEGGADTGGLSERDRALLAVERRGWPGPGAKERAIRERLGLSPTRYYQLLNALLDDPRALAHDPVTVNRLRRVREERRARR, from the coding sequence GTGACCGAGAACCAGCCCAGCGAGCCCGACCGGCCCGGCACGTCGCCCGGGGAGCCCCGTTCGTCCGACGACCCCGGGACCCGGCCGGCGGCCCCCGCCGAGGAAGACGCCGAGGGAGGCGCCGACACCGGCGGACTCTCCGAGCGCGACCGGGCGCTGCTCGCCGTGGAGCGGCGCGGCTGGCCCGGCCCCGGCGCCAAGGAACGCGCCATCCGCGAGCGGCTCGGCCTCTCGCCCACCCGCTACTACCAGCTCCTCAACGCCCTCCTGGACGACCCGCGCGCCCTGGCGCACGACCCGGTGACGGTCAATCGCCTCCGCCGCGTCCGCGAGGAGCGCCGGGCCCGCCGCTGA